From Bosea sp. NBC_00550, the proteins below share one genomic window:
- a CDS encoding SDR family oxidoreductase, producing the protein MAGRLKGKVAVVTAAGQGIGRAIAEAFVAEGATVWATDKDVALLEGIPKAKKRKLDVLSSKAVNAFAEKVGPIDILVNAAGFVHHGTVLTTDDKAWDFSFDLNVKSMHRTIQAFVPGMLEKSSGSIINIASGAGSVRGLPNRYAYGATKAAVIGLTKAVAADYIKKGVRSNAICPGTIQSPSLDQRIKDLAASTGTTEAAARQAFVDRQPMGRLGTAEEIAWLAVYLAADESSYTTGQIHLADGGFAL; encoded by the coding sequence ATGGCAGGACGTTTGAAGGGCAAGGTCGCGGTCGTCACCGCCGCAGGGCAGGGGATCGGCCGGGCCATCGCCGAGGCCTTCGTGGCTGAGGGAGCCACCGTCTGGGCGACCGACAAGGATGTCGCGCTGCTGGAAGGCATTCCTAAGGCGAAGAAGCGCAAACTCGACGTGCTCTCGAGCAAGGCGGTCAATGCCTTCGCCGAGAAGGTCGGGCCGATCGACATCCTCGTGAACGCCGCCGGCTTCGTCCATCACGGCACGGTGCTGACGACCGACGACAAGGCCTGGGACTTCTCCTTCGACCTCAACGTCAAGTCGATGCACCGCACGATCCAGGCCTTCGTGCCGGGGATGCTGGAGAAGAGCTCGGGCTCGATCATCAACATCGCCTCGGGCGCAGGCTCGGTGCGCGGCCTGCCGAACCGCTACGCCTATGGAGCGACCAAGGCGGCGGTGATCGGCCTGACCAAGGCCGTCGCGGCCGACTACATCAAGAAGGGCGTTCGCTCCAACGCGATCTGCCCGGGCACGATCCAGTCCCCGTCGCTCGACCAGCGCATCAAGGACCTCGCCGCCTCGACCGGCACGACCGAAGCCGCGGCTCGCCAGGCCTTCGTCGACCGCCAGCCGATGGGCCGGCTCGGCACTGCCGAGGAGATCGCCTGGCTTGCGGTTTATCTCGCCGCCGACGAGTCGAGCTACACCACCGGCCAGATCCATCTGGCGGATGGCGGCTTCGCGCTCTGA
- a CDS encoding GNAT family N-acetyltransferase, whose amino-acid sequence MTFDWKASPFPPAKVLEGQYCRLEPLDVDRHLDDIWAGNAGQTHVWDWLPAAPPQSKGEYRALLDSMVAKAGIVPLAVIDKADGKAKGHLWIMEIRPEHGVFEVGWITYAPALQRTRAATEAIYLVGDYGFSLGYRRYEWKCNNLNEPSKRAALRFGFQYEGLFRQHMVVKGANRDTAWFSILDGEWPVRAQAFRRWLAPENFDAQGVQKLSLGAFNQIQGEAGKVTLRRAGFADIPAILSLKNAAYTPNESIIGVPSLPRIADYTQVVAEHEVWLVDGESGLEAALVLDIEPQDFTIWSVAVAPEAGGRKLGASLMSFADERARALGYGSVHLYTHAKLTERIGWYERLGFAITHHEDMADRRLTHMRKTFAKAG is encoded by the coding sequence ATGACGTTCGACTGGAAGGCGTCGCCATTCCCGCCCGCGAAGGTGCTGGAAGGCCAGTATTGCCGGCTCGAGCCGCTCGACGTCGATCGCCATCTCGACGACATCTGGGCGGGGAATGCCGGCCAGACCCATGTCTGGGACTGGCTTCCGGCTGCACCGCCGCAAAGCAAGGGCGAATACCGCGCCCTGCTCGATTCCATGGTGGCCAAGGCAGGCATCGTCCCGCTCGCGGTGATCGACAAGGCTGACGGCAAGGCCAAGGGCCATCTCTGGATCATGGAGATCAGGCCCGAGCACGGGGTCTTCGAGGTCGGTTGGATCACCTATGCACCGGCGCTGCAGCGCACGCGGGCGGCGACCGAGGCGATCTATCTCGTCGGCGATTACGGCTTCTCGCTCGGCTATCGCCGCTACGAGTGGAAGTGCAACAATCTCAACGAACCCTCCAAGCGCGCGGCCCTGCGCTTCGGCTTCCAGTATGAAGGGTTGTTCCGCCAGCACATGGTGGTCAAGGGCGCCAACCGCGACACTGCCTGGTTCTCGATCCTCGACGGCGAGTGGCCGGTGCGCGCGCAGGCCTTCCGCCGCTGGCTGGCTCCGGAGAATTTCGACGCGCAGGGCGTCCAGAAGCTCTCGCTAGGCGCTTTCAACCAGATTCAGGGCGAAGCCGGCAAGGTGACGCTGCGTCGGGCGGGGTTTGCCGACATCCCGGCGATCCTCTCGCTCAAGAACGCTGCCTATACGCCGAACGAGAGCATCATCGGCGTGCCCTCGCTGCCGCGCATCGCGGACTACACGCAGGTCGTCGCCGAGCACGAGGTCTGGCTGGTCGATGGCGAAAGCGGTCTCGAAGCCGCGCTGGTGCTCGATATCGAGCCGCAGGATTTCACGATCTGGAGCGTCGCGGTCGCGCCGGAGGCGGGCGGCCGCAAGCTGGGCGCCAGCTTGATGTCCTTCGCGGACGAGCGGGCGCGGGCGCTCGGCTACGGATCCGTCCATCTCTACACCCATGCGAAATTGACCGAACGTATCGGCTGGTACGAGCGCCTCGGCTTCGCCATCACGCATCATGAGGACATGGCCGACCGGCGGCTGACCCATATGCGCAAGACCTTTGCAAAAGCCGGCTAA
- a CDS encoding isocitrate lyase/PEP mutase family protein → MARSPQVEAFRKLHEAGCFVMPNPWDLGSARWLRGQGFKALATTSAGFAFTQARADQDVPRDMMLAHIADMVKAVPDLPVNADFENGYADTPDGVAANVKLCIATGVAGLSIEDATGRESEPLYAFDLAVDRIKAARKAIDETGSGVVLTARAECFLTGHAEPLKEAARRIEAYAAAGADVLYAPGPKTADDIATIVSAAGGKPVNALVYGDFGLSVDEIAAAGARRISIGGALARAAWAAFIEATRLIAEEGSFKGFAGNGPSSPLNPFFHEDLEARS, encoded by the coding sequence ATGGCCCGCAGCCCGCAAGTCGAAGCGTTCCGCAAGCTGCATGAGGCCGGCTGCTTCGTGATGCCCAATCCATGGGATCTCGGCTCGGCCCGCTGGCTGCGCGGGCAGGGCTTCAAGGCGCTGGCGACGACGAGCGCGGGCTTCGCCTTCACGCAGGCGCGCGCCGACCAGGACGTGCCGCGCGACATGATGCTCGCGCATATCGCCGACATGGTGAAGGCGGTGCCTGACCTGCCGGTGAACGCCGATTTCGAGAACGGCTATGCCGATACGCCCGATGGTGTCGCGGCCAACGTCAAGCTCTGCATTGCGACCGGCGTCGCCGGCCTCTCGATCGAGGATGCGACCGGGCGCGAGAGCGAGCCGCTTTATGCGTTCGATCTGGCCGTCGACCGCATCAAGGCGGCGCGCAAGGCGATCGACGAGACCGGCTCGGGCGTCGTGCTGACCGCGCGGGCGGAATGCTTCCTGACCGGACATGCCGAGCCGCTGAAGGAAGCGGCGCGCCGGATCGAGGCCTATGCGGCCGCCGGGGCGGATGTGCTCTACGCGCCCGGCCCGAAGACGGCCGACGATATCGCCACCATCGTGTCGGCGGCGGGCGGCAAGCCGGTCAACGCCCTGGTCTATGGCGATTTCGGGTTGAGCGTCGACGAGATCGCGGCAGCGGGCGCGCGGCGCATCTCCATCGGCGGGGCTTTGGCGCGTGCCGCCTGGGCCGCCTTCATCGAGGCGACGCGGTTGATCGCGGAAGAGGGCAGCTTCAAGGGCTTTGCCGGCAACGGCCCGTCCTCGCCGCTCAACCCGTTCTTCCATGAGGATCTCGAGGCGCGTTCATGA
- a CDS encoding IlvD/Edd family dehydratase, whose product MAKAPESNVPREDRPVALTRKKAPRRIKPAQLRSKAWFDNPANADMTALYIERTMNFGLSREELQSGRPIIGIAQTGSDIAPCNRHHLELAPRIRDGIREMGGVPFEFPIHPIQETCKRPTASLDRNLQYLSLVEILYGYPLDGVVLTTGCDKTTPAQIMAAATVDIPAIALPGGPMLNGSFRGERTGSGTIVWKARQMMAAGEIDYKGFVDLVASSAPSAGHCNTMGTASTMNSLAEAMGMTLPGAAAIPAPYRDRYEMAYLTGRRIVEMVWEDLVPSKILTREAFENTIVINSAIGGSTNAPVHVNAIAKHIGVKLDNEDWTKIGYEIPLLVNMQPAGEYLGEDYYRAGGLPAVIAELVEKGKIKPAITANGQTLEENCKGAFSIAREVIKTYDEPMKAQSGFLNLSGNLFDSAIMKTSVITPEFRQRYLENPGDPMAFEGRAIVFDGPEDYHHRIDDPALAIDEHCILFIRGVGPIGYPGAAEVVNMRPPDYLIKKGVTALACVGDGRQSGTSGSPSILNASPEAATGGGLALLKTGDKVRIDLKKRTANILISDDELAERRAAFKAAGGYKYPKSQTPWQEIQRKIVDELSEGMVLKPAVKYQKIHKKFGVPRDNH is encoded by the coding sequence ATGGCCAAAGCTCCCGAAAGCAATGTTCCGCGCGAGGACCGACCGGTCGCGCTGACACGCAAGAAGGCTCCACGCCGCATCAAGCCGGCGCAGCTGCGCTCGAAGGCCTGGTTCGACAATCCGGCTAATGCCGACATGACCGCGCTCTATATCGAGCGCACGATGAACTTCGGTCTTTCGCGGGAAGAGCTGCAGTCGGGCCGGCCGATCATCGGCATCGCGCAGACGGGCTCTGATATCGCGCCCTGCAACCGCCACCACCTCGAGCTGGCGCCGCGCATCCGCGACGGCATCCGCGAGATGGGCGGCGTGCCCTTCGAGTTCCCGATCCATCCGATCCAGGAAACCTGCAAGCGGCCGACCGCCTCGCTCGACCGCAACCTGCAGTATCTCTCGCTGGTCGAGATTCTCTACGGCTATCCGCTCGACGGCGTCGTGCTGACGACGGGCTGCGACAAGACCACTCCGGCGCAGATCATGGCGGCCGCGACGGTCGACATCCCGGCGATCGCGCTGCCCGGCGGCCCGATGCTGAACGGCTCCTTCCGCGGCGAGCGCACCGGCTCGGGCACCATCGTCTGGAAGGCGCGCCAGATGATGGCGGCCGGCGAGATCGACTACAAAGGCTTCGTCGACCTCGTCGCTTCCTCGGCGCCTTCGGCCGGCCACTGCAACACGATGGGCACGGCCTCGACGATGAACTCGCTGGCGGAAGCGATGGGCATGACGCTGCCCGGCGCCGCCGCGATCCCCGCGCCCTATCGCGATCGCTACGAGATGGCGTATCTGACCGGTCGCCGCATCGTCGAGATGGTTTGGGAGGACCTGGTCCCGTCGAAGATCCTGACGCGCGAAGCCTTCGAGAATACCATCGTCATCAATTCGGCGATCGGCGGCTCGACCAATGCGCCTGTTCACGTCAACGCCATCGCCAAGCATATCGGCGTCAAGCTCGACAACGAGGACTGGACGAAGATCGGCTACGAGATCCCGCTGCTGGTCAACATGCAGCCTGCCGGCGAGTATCTCGGCGAGGATTATTACCGGGCCGGTGGCCTGCCCGCCGTGATCGCGGAGCTGGTCGAGAAGGGCAAGATCAAGCCTGCCATCACCGCCAACGGCCAGACGCTGGAAGAGAACTGCAAGGGGGCCTTCTCCATCGCCCGCGAGGTCATCAAGACCTATGACGAGCCGATGAAGGCGCAGTCCGGCTTCCTCAATCTGTCGGGCAACCTGTTCGATTCCGCGATCATGAAGACCAGCGTGATCACGCCGGAGTTCCGCCAGCGCTATCTGGAGAACCCTGGGGATCCGATGGCCTTCGAGGGCCGTGCCATCGTCTTCGACGGACCGGAAGATTACCACCACCGCATCGACGACCCCGCGCTCGCCATCGACGAGCACTGCATCCTGTTCATCCGCGGCGTCGGCCCGATCGGCTATCCCGGCGCGGCGGAAGTCGTGAACATGCGGCCGCCGGATTACCTGATCAAGAAGGGCGTCACCGCGCTCGCCTGCGTCGGCGACGGGCGCCAGTCCGGCACCTCGGGATCGCCGTCGATCCTCAACGCCTCGCCGGAAGCGGCGACCGGCGGCGGGCTCGCGCTGCTCAAGACCGGCGACAAGGTCCGCATCGACCTCAAGAAGCGCACTGCCAACATCCTGATCTCGGACGATGAGCTGGCCGAGCGCAGGGCCGCGTTCAAGGCGGCGGGTGGCTACAAGTACCCGAAGAGCCAGACGCCCTGGCAGGAGATCCAGCGCAAGATCGTCGACGAATTGTCGGAAGGCATGGTTCTCAAGCCGGCGGTCAAGTACCAGAAGATCCACAAGAAGTTCGGCGTTCCGCGCGACAATCACTGA
- a CDS encoding pyridoxal phosphate-dependent aminotransferase: MTLHVVPSFARIGEENAFAVLARATELQRQGKDIVNLGIGQPDFATPEHIVEAAVKALRDGHHGYTPANGILPLREAVAADLHKRFKVEVSPENVMIVPGGKVTMFMAILMFGEPGAEILYPDPGFPIYRSMIEYTGATPVPVPIREENGFAFSAEETLSLITPKTRLLIINSPANPTGGVTPKAEIDKLVAGLADFPDVALMSDEIYDQMVYDGEEHVCLLSYPEIRDRLILLNGWSKTYAMTGWRMGWSVWPKPLYDNARKLAVNSHSCVNAPAQWAGLAALTGPQDAVHAMVAEFDRRRKAVVAGLNGLPNVSCITPKGAFYAFPNVSQTGWKAKKLASALLEEAGVATIGGPDFGVHGEGYIRLSYANSLENIEKALERMKTFLTNARAA, translated from the coding sequence ATGACCCTTCACGTCGTCCCGTCCTTCGCCCGCATCGGCGAGGAGAACGCCTTTGCCGTGCTGGCGCGCGCGACCGAGCTGCAGCGGCAGGGCAAGGACATCGTCAATCTCGGCATCGGCCAGCCCGATTTCGCCACGCCCGAGCACATCGTCGAAGCCGCCGTGAAGGCGCTGCGCGACGGCCATCACGGCTACACCCCTGCGAACGGCATCCTGCCGCTGCGCGAGGCGGTCGCCGCCGATCTGCACAAGCGGTTCAAGGTCGAGGTTTCGCCGGAGAACGTGATGATCGTGCCCGGCGGCAAGGTCACCATGTTCATGGCGATCCTGATGTTCGGCGAACCCGGCGCCGAAATCCTCTACCCGGACCCCGGGTTCCCGATCTACCGCTCGATGATCGAATATACCGGTGCAACGCCGGTGCCCGTGCCGATCCGCGAGGAGAACGGCTTCGCCTTCTCGGCCGAGGAGACGCTCTCGCTGATCACGCCGAAGACGCGGCTGCTGATCATCAACTCGCCGGCCAACCCGACCGGCGGCGTCACGCCGAAGGCGGAGATCGACAAGCTCGTCGCGGGGCTGGCTGATTTCCCCGACGTCGCGCTGATGTCGGACGAGATCTACGACCAGATGGTCTATGACGGCGAGGAGCATGTCTGCCTGCTGAGCTATCCCGAGATCCGCGACCGGCTGATCTTGCTCAACGGCTGGTCCAAGACCTATGCGATGACCGGCTGGCGCATGGGCTGGTCGGTCTGGCCGAAGCCGCTCTACGACAACGCCCGCAAGCTCGCGGTGAACTCGCATTCCTGCGTCAACGCTCCCGCGCAATGGGCGGGGCTCGCCGCGCTCACCGGCCCGCAGGACGCGGTGCACGCCATGGTCGCGGAGTTCGACAGGCGCCGGAAGGCGGTGGTCGCGGGGCTGAACGGGCTGCCGAACGTCTCCTGCATTACGCCGAAAGGCGCCTTCTACGCCTTCCCCAACGTCTCGCAGACCGGCTGGAAGGCGAAGAAGCTCGCTTCCGCTCTGCTGGAGGAAGCCGGCGTCGCGACGATCGGCGGGCCCGATTTCGGTGTCCATGGCGAGGGCTATATTCGCCTCTCCTATGCCAACTCGCTTGAGAACATCGAGAAGGCGCTGGAGCGCATGAAGACCTTCCTCACCAACGCAAGGGCTGCCTGA
- a CDS encoding NIPSNAP family protein: MVTCYLRYVVDPHKLDAFEAYGRLWIRLVEKFGGKHHGYFMPSEGTSNVALAFFSFPSLAAYEEYRTRSFDDPECRAAIAMNEKDRFIVSYERSFFRPVFEDDQGVKRAP, from the coding sequence ATGGTCACCTGCTATCTGCGCTATGTCGTCGACCCTCACAAGCTCGACGCCTTCGAGGCCTATGGCAGGCTCTGGATCCGGCTCGTCGAGAAGTTCGGCGGCAAGCACCACGGCTATTTCATGCCCTCCGAGGGCACGTCCAACGTAGCGCTCGCCTTCTTCAGCTTCCCGTCGCTGGCGGCCTATGAGGAGTACCGCACGCGCTCGTTCGACGATCCCGAATGCCGGGCGGCGATCGCGATGAACGAGAAGGATCGTTTCATCGTCAGCTATGAGCGGTCCTTCTTCCGGCCCGTCTTCGAGGATGATCAGGGCGTCAAGCGCGCACCGTGA
- a CDS encoding DUF3108 domain-containing protein: MKSAVASTIAGLVLAACLAEAAGAASLDARYDVSLLGITLGTASLTGGIDASSYKLDMAAKLTGIVGGVTGGRGSGAATGALAGGRLAPKTFAVSSANSNESRTVRMALAEGSVAGVDIEPPIDEKPDRVPLNESHKRNVLDPLSAFLMPVNGKGRDGACNRTLPIFDGAARYDIKLSSAGTRTVKLEGYSGPVSICQARYVPIAGHRALRPSTKFMAENRDITAWLAPVAGTDMMVPVRISVKTMIGTAVIEASSFKVDPGVTASASR, translated from the coding sequence ATGAAATCCGCCGTCGCATCGACCATCGCAGGGCTGGTTCTCGCAGCCTGTCTGGCCGAGGCTGCGGGCGCGGCCTCGCTCGACGCGCGCTACGACGTATCGCTCCTCGGCATCACGCTGGGCACGGCGAGCCTGACCGGCGGTATCGACGCATCGAGCTACAAGCTCGACATGGCGGCCAAGCTGACGGGCATCGTGGGTGGTGTCACGGGCGGGCGCGGTTCAGGTGCCGCGACCGGCGCGCTCGCGGGCGGCCGGCTGGCGCCGAAGACCTTCGCCGTCAGCTCGGCCAACTCCAACGAGAGCCGCACCGTGCGCATGGCGCTGGCGGAAGGCAGCGTCGCCGGAGTGGATATCGAGCCGCCGATCGACGAGAAGCCTGACCGCGTGCCGCTCAACGAGAGCCATAAGCGCAACGTCTTGGATCCGCTCAGCGCCTTCCTGATGCCGGTCAACGGCAAGGGCAGGGATGGCGCCTGCAACCGCACGCTGCCGATCTTCGACGGCGCGGCGCGCTATGACATCAAGCTGAGCAGCGCCGGCACCCGCACCGTCAAGCTGGAGGGCTATAGCGGCCCGGTCTCGATCTGCCAGGCGCGCTATGTGCCGATCGCCGGCCACCGCGCGCTCAGGCCCAGCACGAAGTTCATGGCCGAGAATCGCGACATCACGGCCTGGCTCGCGCCGGTCGCCGGCACCGACATGATGGTGCCGGTCCGCATCTCCGTGAAGACGATGATCGGTACGGCCGTGATCGAAGCTTCGAGCTTCAAGGTCGATCCGGGCGTGACCGCGAGCGCTTCGCGCTAA
- the rpmB gene encoding 50S ribosomal protein L28 — protein MARRCELTGKATQTGHLVSHSNRKTKTVFRPNLVNVTLQSDALGRSVRLRVSANALRSVEHRGGLDAFLLKAAAGDLSVGALGLKRDLEKKLAAN, from the coding sequence ATGGCCCGCCGTTGCGAACTGACCGGGAAAGCCACCCAGACCGGCCACCTCGTCAGCCACTCGAACCGCAAGACGAAGACGGTCTTCCGTCCGAATCTCGTCAACGTCACGCTGCAGTCGGACGCGCTCGGCCGTTCGGTGCGCCTGCGCGTTTCGGCCAACGCCCTGCGTTCGGTCGAGCATCGCGGCGGCCTCGACGCTTTCCTGCTCAAGGCTGCGGCCGGCGACCTCTCGGTCGGCGCGCTCGGCCTGAAGCGCGACCTCGAGAAGAAGCTCGCCGCCAACTGA
- a CDS encoding esterase-like activity of phytase family protein, which yields MPGAVEGVEQTRFPVGVSVRAITAFEPRNPDRRRFGALQFRSGLVLSSGHPRFGGFSGLARLNDGRDLVAVSDRGYWLTARITSQAGKLAGLDDAEMAAILGASGRPLSRSGLYDTESLCIADGVAYVGIERRHEIVRFDWAGQGVEARARSVPVPPEVKRLPRNRGLEAIGVVPYGPLKGALVAIAERSGKEDEPTLGVLLGGPQPGLFQVARHDGYDITDLAFLPSGDMLLLERWYQPLRGVGMRIRRIAGRDIRPGALLDDPRLIEADLGYEIDNMEGLSVHLESGRTVLTLISDDNFSFLQRTLLLEFELLP from the coding sequence GTGCCGGGCGCCGTTGAGGGCGTCGAGCAGACACGCTTTCCGGTCGGGGTCTCCGTGCGGGCCATCACGGCCTTCGAGCCACGCAATCCGGATCGGCGCCGGTTCGGTGCGCTGCAGTTCCGCAGCGGGCTCGTCCTGTCATCCGGCCATCCGCGCTTCGGCGGTTTCTCGGGCCTGGCGCGGCTCAACGACGGGCGCGATCTCGTCGCAGTGAGCGATCGCGGCTACTGGCTGACGGCGAGAATCACCTCGCAGGCAGGCAAGCTCGCCGGGCTGGACGATGCCGAAATGGCGGCCATCCTCGGCGCATCCGGGCGGCCGCTCTCGCGCTCGGGTCTCTACGATACGGAAAGCCTGTGCATTGCCGACGGCGTCGCCTATGTCGGCATCGAGCGCCGGCATGAGATCGTGCGTTTCGACTGGGCCGGGCAGGGTGTCGAGGCCCGCGCGCGTTCGGTGCCGGTGCCGCCCGAGGTCAAGCGCCTGCCGCGCAATCGCGGGCTGGAGGCGATCGGCGTCGTGCCGTATGGACCGCTCAAGGGCGCGCTCGTCGCGATTGCCGAGCGATCTGGCAAGGAGGACGAGCCGACGCTCGGCGTCCTTCTCGGCGGCCCCCAGCCGGGTCTGTTCCAGGTCGCCCGGCATGACGGCTACGACATCACCGATCTCGCCTTCCTGCCGTCCGGCGACATGCTGCTGCTGGAACGCTGGTATCAGCCCTTGCGTGGTGTCGGCATGCGCATCCGCCGAATCGCCGGGCGGGACATCCGGCCCGGCGCGCTCCTCGACGACCCCCGCCTGATCGAGGCCGATCTCGGCTACGAGATCGACAATATGGAGGGGCTGTCGGTCCATCTGGAGAGCGGGCGCACGGTGCTGACGCTGATCTCGGACGACAATTTCTCGTTCCTGCAGCGGACGCTGCTGCTGGAGTTCGAGCTGCTTCCATAG
- the cobT gene encoding cobaltochelatase subunit CobT, translated as MSISNRKPGTPKEAPAEPLKRAISGAMKAIARKPEMEIVFAADKPSLVGERARLPEPPRKLTPADVSILRGHADSMALRLACHDVAIHRRAAPEGDAARAVFDAVEQARVESIGARRMSGMAGNITAMLEDRYHRGGRYEEITDRADAPLEDALALMVRERLTGLKPPKAAEKIVELWREQIEAKAGSDLDRLAKTVEDQRGFARTVRDMLAALDMADQTAQGDESEEDEDNQDQSSEDQQQQEGESEQESGADRSEVEVSEDATEELQEGASEASDAPAGDWDEEDDSSESEEAGEAPRPRESRGNERPQTDYKAYTVKFDEIVTAEELCDAEELTRLRAYLDKQLAHLQGVVARLANRLQRRLMAQQNRSWQFDLEEGALDPARLPRIIIDPFQPLSFRQESDVNFRDTVVTLLIDNSGSMRGRPITVAATCADILARTLERCGVKVELLGFTTRAWKGGLSREAWLQSGKPANPGRLNDLRHIIYKAADAPWRRARKNLGLMMREGLLKENIDGEALDWAHKRLLGRPEQRKILMVISDGAPVDDSTLSVNAGNYLERHLRHIIAEIETRSPVELIAIGIGHDVTRYYRRAVTIVDAEELGGVMTEKLAELFEEDGPTGSGSTSRRLH; from the coding sequence ATGAGCATCTCGAACCGCAAGCCCGGAACGCCGAAGGAAGCCCCGGCCGAGCCGCTGAAGCGGGCGATCTCGGGCGCCATGAAGGCGATCGCACGCAAGCCGGAGATGGAAATCGTCTTCGCTGCCGACAAGCCGTCGCTGGTCGGCGAGCGGGCGCGCCTGCCCGAGCCGCCGCGCAAGCTCACGCCAGCCGACGTCTCGATCCTGCGCGGCCATGCCGATTCGATGGCGCTCCGCCTCGCCTGCCATGACGTCGCGATCCACCGGCGCGCCGCGCCCGAGGGCGATGCTGCCCGCGCGGTCTTCGATGCCGTCGAGCAGGCGCGCGTCGAATCGATCGGTGCGCGGCGGATGTCCGGCATGGCCGGTAACATCACCGCGATGCTGGAGGACCGCTATCATCGCGGCGGGCGCTACGAGGAGATCACTGACCGGGCCGATGCGCCGCTCGAGGACGCGCTGGCACTGATGGTGCGCGAGCGCCTGACCGGACTGAAGCCGCCGAAGGCGGCGGAGAAGATCGTCGAGCTCTGGCGCGAGCAGATCGAGGCCAAGGCCGGCAGCGATCTCGACCGGCTCGCGAAGACGGTCGAGGATCAGCGCGGCTTCGCCCGCACGGTGCGCGACATGCTGGCGGCGCTCGACATGGCCGACCAGACCGCGCAGGGCGACGAGTCCGAGGAGGACGAGGACAATCAGGACCAGTCCTCCGAGGACCAGCAGCAGCAGGAAGGCGAATCCGAGCAGGAGAGCGGCGCTGATCGCTCCGAGGTCGAGGTCAGCGAGGATGCGACCGAGGAATTGCAGGAGGGCGCTTCCGAGGCGAGCGATGCGCCGGCCGGCGACTGGGACGAGGAGGATGACAGCTCCGAATCCGAGGAGGCCGGGGAGGCACCGCGCCCGCGCGAGAGCCGCGGCAACGAGCGTCCGCAGACCGACTACAAGGCCTATACGGTCAAGTTCGACGAGATCGTCACGGCCGAGGAACTCTGCGACGCCGAGGAACTGACGCGCTTACGTGCCTATCTCGACAAGCAGCTCGCGCATCTGCAGGGCGTCGTCGCGCGCCTCGCCAACCGGCTGCAGCGCCGCCTGATGGCGCAGCAGAACCGCTCCTGGCAGTTCGACCTGGAGGAGGGCGCGCTCGATCCGGCCCGCCTGCCGCGCATTATCATCGACCCGTTCCAGCCGCTCTCCTTCCGACAGGAATCCGACGTCAATTTCCGCGATACGGTTGTGACGCTGCTGATCGACAATTCCGGCTCGATGCGCGGCCGGCCGATCACGGTGGCCGCGACCTGCGCCGACATTCTGGCCCGGACGCTGGAGCGCTGCGGCGTCAAGGTCGAGCTGCTCGGCTTCACCACCCGCGCCTGGAAGGGCGGGCTCTCGCGCGAGGCCTGGCTGCAATCGGGCAAGCCGGCCAATCCCGGCCGCCTGAACGACCTCCGACACATCATCTACAAGGCCGCCGACGCGCCCTGGCGGCGCGCGCGCAAGAATCTCGGGCTGATGATGCGCGAGGGGCTGCTCAAGGAAAACATCGACGGCGAGGCGCTGGATTGGGCGCATAAGCGCCTGCTCGGGCGGCCCGAGCAGCGCAAGATCCTGATGGTGATCTCGGACGGCGCGCCGGTCGACGATTCGACGCTGTCTGTGAATGCCGGCAATTATCTGGAGCGGCATCTGCGGCACATCATCGCCGAGATCGAGACACGCTCGCCGGTCGAGCTCATCGCCATCGGCATCGGCCACGACGTGACGCGCTATTATCGCCGCGCCGTCACCATCGTCGATGCCGAGGAACTGGGTGGCGTGATGACCGAGAAGCTCGCTGAGCTGTTCGAAGAGGACGGGCCCACGGGCTCCGGTTCCACCTCGCGCCGCCTGCACTGA
- a CDS encoding GNAT family N-acetyltransferase yields MVAVTVEPEQAETRAAVVRGLSAHNQSKVGPRNTRPLAISLRDENGDIVGGLVGELKWEWLYVDLLWIDEAHRGAGLGEALVARAEDEAREHGAKGVFLGTMSIQAPGFYPRLGYRECGRMENYPVAGQTLHHFTKAL; encoded by the coding sequence ATGGTCGCGGTTACGGTCGAGCCCGAGCAAGCCGAGACGCGCGCCGCCGTCGTGCGCGGGTTGAGCGCGCATAACCAGTCGAAGGTCGGTCCCCGAAACACCAGGCCGCTGGCCATCAGCCTGCGCGACGAGAACGGCGATATCGTCGGTGGCCTTGTCGGGGAGCTTAAATGGGAATGGCTCTATGTCGATCTGCTCTGGATCGACGAGGCCCATCGCGGCGCGGGATTGGGCGAGGCGCTGGTCGCGCGGGCTGAAGACGAGGCTCGCGAGCACGGCGCCAAAGGTGTCTTTCTCGGGACGATGAGCATCCAGGCCCCGGGATTCTATCCGAGGCTCGGCTATCGCGAATGCGGCCGGATGGAGAACTATCCGGTGGCGGGTCAAACGCTGCATCACTTCACGAAGGCGCTATGA